One Halobacterium sp. DL1 DNA window includes the following coding sequences:
- a CDS encoding cation:proton antiporter, with protein MTPTELLTAVLVVVGSFFLLVGTVGLLRLPDVYNRMHATSKAATLGAASILLAGYVQFGPDSLGLPSLVAIVFLFLTAPTGSHMISRSAQKMGVPFFGDADWPEDED; from the coding sequence ATGACGCCGACCGAACTGCTCACCGCGGTGCTCGTCGTCGTCGGGTCGTTCTTCCTGCTGGTCGGAACGGTCGGCCTGCTCCGGCTGCCCGACGTCTACAACCGGATGCACGCCACCTCGAAGGCGGCGACGCTGGGCGCGGCCTCCATTCTGCTAGCGGGCTACGTCCAGTTCGGCCCGGACTCGCTGGGTCTCCCGTCGCTGGTCGCCATCGTCTTCCTCTTCCTGACGGCGCCGACGGGGTCGCACATGATCTCGCGGTCCGCCCAGAAGATGGGCGTCCCGTTCTTCGGCGACGCCGACTGGCCCGAGGACGAGGACTAA
- a CDS encoding phosphopantothenoylcysteine decarboxylase / phosphopantothenate--cysteine ligase has product MLDGVNVALGVSGSIAAVKVVELAHELRRRGASVRAVMTDSAQGIVHPWAVEFATDAPVVTEITGSVEHVELCGTDGWADVLLLAPATANTVGKVAAAIDDTPVTTCATTALGAGVPVVVAPAMHEPMYDHPGVLDAIDRVESWGVDFVDPRVEEGKAKIATEEAIVLATARAAGESPLAGEHVVVTSGATSEPIDPVRLLTNRSSGRTGRAVAAACYVRGADVTLVHDGDDVPYADTVDVETAAEMLDATLAACADADVLVSAAAVSDYTVEPSTRKIRSGQELTIEFEQTPKVVDEVRAAHPDLPVVGFKAETSGDDDAMVAAAREILERVDLSFVVANDASVMGSGETRALFVTADDVTSYEGDKRGLGMRVAAELSSTLRK; this is encoded by the coding sequence ATGCTGGATGGAGTGAACGTCGCGCTCGGCGTCTCGGGCAGCATCGCGGCGGTGAAGGTCGTGGAACTCGCCCACGAACTCCGCCGCCGCGGCGCGAGCGTACGGGCCGTGATGACCGACAGCGCGCAGGGCATCGTCCACCCGTGGGCGGTCGAGTTCGCCACGGACGCCCCCGTCGTCACCGAGATTACGGGGAGCGTCGAGCACGTCGAACTCTGCGGGACCGACGGCTGGGCGGACGTGCTGTTGCTCGCGCCCGCAACGGCGAACACGGTGGGGAAGGTGGCGGCCGCAATCGACGACACGCCCGTGACGACGTGCGCGACGACCGCACTCGGCGCTGGCGTTCCGGTCGTTGTCGCGCCCGCGATGCACGAACCGATGTACGACCACCCCGGCGTGCTCGACGCCATCGACCGCGTCGAGTCGTGGGGCGTGGACTTCGTCGACCCCAGAGTCGAGGAGGGGAAGGCGAAGATAGCCACGGAGGAGGCCATCGTCCTCGCGACGGCGCGCGCCGCGGGCGAGAGCCCCCTCGCTGGCGAGCACGTCGTGGTGACGAGCGGTGCGACGAGCGAACCCATCGACCCCGTGCGCCTGCTGACGAACCGGTCGTCGGGCCGAACCGGGCGAGCGGTCGCGGCCGCCTGCTACGTCCGGGGTGCCGACGTCACGCTGGTCCACGACGGCGACGACGTGCCGTACGCGGACACCGTGGACGTCGAGACGGCCGCGGAGATGCTCGACGCCACGCTGGCGGCCTGCGCGGACGCCGACGTGCTCGTCTCGGCGGCCGCGGTCAGCGACTACACCGTCGAACCGAGCACGAGGAAGATCCGCTCCGGGCAGGAACTCACCATCGAGTTCGAACAGACGCCGAAGGTCGTCGACGAGGTGCGCGCGGCCCACCCCGACCTCCCGGTCGTCGGCTTCAAGGCAGAGACGTCGGGCGACGACGACGCGATGGTGGCGGCCGCCCGGGAGATTCTCGAGCGCGTCGACCTCTCCTTCGTCGTCGCTAACGACGCCAGCGTCATGGGTAGCGGCGAGACGCGCGCGCTGTTCGTCACCGCAGACGACGTCACTTCGTACGAGGGTGACAAGCGGGGTCTCGGGATGCGAGTGGCGGCGGAACTGTCCAGCACCCTCCGGAAGTAG
- a CDS encoding cation transporter, whose product MRVRRWILAGFTLAVLWLFVRGVHFTPAHIAQELLVGLALGFPVAVVFRRLYPGRTDLVRVAKATPYGLLYAAAFLYDLLTANVDVARRVLAPSMPIEPRVIEVPLRVETPFAITTIANSITLTPGTLSMDYDDETNTLYVHAIDGREPEAVVDPIRRWEDYALVIFDEERKPGDPVPSPGVSDSGYGGDADE is encoded by the coding sequence ATGCGGGTCCGTCGCTGGATACTCGCCGGATTCACGCTCGCCGTGTTGTGGCTGTTCGTCCGCGGCGTCCACTTCACGCCGGCGCACATCGCACAGGAACTGCTCGTCGGCCTCGCGCTCGGGTTCCCGGTCGCCGTGGTCTTCCGGCGGCTCTACCCCGGTCGGACCGACCTGGTTCGGGTCGCGAAGGCGACCCCCTACGGACTACTGTACGCCGCCGCGTTCCTCTACGACCTACTCACCGCGAACGTCGACGTCGCCCGCCGCGTGCTCGCGCCGAGCATGCCCATCGAACCTCGAGTCATCGAGGTGCCGCTGCGTGTCGAGACGCCGTTCGCCATCACCACCATCGCCAACAGCATCACCCTGACGCCAGGCACGCTATCCATGGACTACGACGACGAGACCAACACGCTGTACGTGCACGCTATCGACGGCCGCGAGCCGGAGGCCGTGGTCGACCCCATTCGGCGCTGGGAGGACTACGCGCTCGTCATCTTCGACGAGGAGCGGAAACCCGGCGACCCGGTGCCCAGTCCCGGGGTCTCCGACTCGGGCTACGGGGGTGACGCCGATGAGTAG
- a CDS encoding NADH-ubiquinone oxidoreductase, whose protein sequence is MTEQLVVAPVLVALATAVLCLTARRSFRVQRVVSVVGIVAYAGVVAALVSRVLEGGGVAYNLGSWPAPAAIVFVADALSAFMLSLAAVLAVPALLFSVLYVDEFGEKLTFHPLFHFMLAGVSGAFLTGDIFNLFVWFEVMLMASYVLVVFYGGSSHTRAGLNYLVLNLLASAVMLLAIGGIYATTGTLNMADIAMRVANPAEFGVSLAPVLGLSMLLFVVFAVKAGVVPFQWWVPAAYAAAPAPVAAMLAGVVKKVGIYALIRLYFTVFAAAQFDALAGLPWGDGSALAYFAPVVLVMAALSILFGGLSALGADRVEGLLAYSSIGQVGFIVLPLSVAAFAPADATAVRRLGIVAALVYALNHTLSKGLLFLVVGTIRDAFGTTRFHDLDGIARNQPVVAGAFLIGGLGLVGLPPLTGFFGKLLVFQSAVVAESWLALGVALGGALFTIAYVSRAWNRGFWGVQSPAVEGATADRRQVAILVAVASAVVLLGVGFQPVYEFAGHAADAALDRAQYVDTVLPDGGALETEGGGH, encoded by the coding sequence GTGACCGAACAGCTGGTCGTCGCGCCCGTCCTCGTCGCGCTCGCGACTGCCGTGCTCTGCCTGACGGCTCGACGGAGCTTCCGCGTCCAGCGAGTGGTGAGCGTCGTCGGCATCGTCGCGTACGCCGGCGTCGTCGCCGCGCTCGTCTCACGGGTGCTGGAGGGCGGCGGCGTCGCCTACAACCTCGGGAGCTGGCCCGCGCCCGCAGCCATCGTCTTCGTCGCTGACGCGCTGTCGGCGTTCATGCTGTCGCTGGCCGCCGTGCTCGCCGTGCCCGCGCTGCTGTTCAGCGTGCTGTACGTCGACGAGTTCGGCGAGAAGCTGACGTTCCACCCGCTGTTCCACTTCATGCTCGCGGGCGTCAGCGGCGCGTTCCTCACCGGCGACATCTTCAACCTCTTCGTCTGGTTCGAGGTGATGCTGATGGCGAGCTACGTCCTCGTCGTCTTCTACGGCGGGAGCAGTCACACCCGCGCCGGGCTCAACTACCTCGTGCTCAACCTCCTCGCCAGCGCCGTGATGCTGCTGGCCATCGGCGGCATCTACGCCACCACGGGGACGCTCAACATGGCCGACATCGCGATGCGCGTCGCCAACCCCGCGGAGTTCGGCGTCTCGCTGGCGCCCGTACTCGGCCTCTCGATGCTACTGTTCGTCGTGTTCGCGGTGAAGGCCGGCGTCGTCCCGTTCCAGTGGTGGGTGCCCGCCGCGTACGCCGCCGCCCCGGCCCCGGTGGCCGCGATGCTCGCGGGCGTCGTGAAGAAGGTCGGCATCTACGCGCTCATCCGGCTCTACTTCACGGTGTTCGCGGCAGCGCAGTTCGACGCCCTCGCCGGCCTCCCCTGGGGTGACGGGAGCGCGCTCGCCTACTTCGCGCCCGTCGTCCTCGTGATGGCGGCGCTGTCCATCCTCTTCGGCGGCCTCTCCGCTCTCGGCGCCGACCGCGTCGAGGGCCTGCTCGCGTACTCATCCATCGGCCAGGTCGGCTTCATCGTGTTGCCGCTGTCAGTGGCCGCCTTCGCGCCCGCCGACGCGACCGCCGTCCGGCGGCTCGGCATCGTCGCGGCGCTCGTCTACGCGCTCAACCACACGCTCTCGAAGGGGCTGTTGTTCCTCGTCGTGGGGACCATCCGGGACGCCTTCGGAACGACGCGGTTCCACGACCTGGACGGCATCGCGCGCAACCAGCCGGTCGTCGCGGGCGCGTTCCTGATCGGCGGCCTCGGCCTCGTGGGACTGCCGCCCCTGACCGGCTTCTTCGGCAAACTGCTCGTCTTCCAGAGCGCTGTCGTCGCGGAGTCGTGGCTCGCGCTCGGCGTGGCGCTCGGCGGCGCGCTGTTCACCATCGCCTACGTCTCCCGGGCGTGGAATCGCGGCTTCTGGGGTGTCCAGTCACCGGCCGTCGAGGGCGCGACCGCGGACCGCCGGCAGGTCGCCATCCTCGTGGCCGTCGCGTCGGCCGTCGTGCTCCTCGGCGTCGGCTTCCAGCCGGTGTACGAGTTCGCCGGCCACGCCGCCGACGCTGCCCTGGACCGCGCGCAGTACGTCGACACCGTGCTGCCGGACGGCGGCGCCCTTGAGACCGAGGGGGGTGGTCACTGA
- a CDS encoding polyketide cyclase, whose amino-acid sequence MDTIEVSTDVRVPPEEAYAFLLDFRGYARYSEHIASVRQHGDGSPGTEYDIEFSWWRLSHTVRSRVTGAEQPHEIRWEVVDGLRAEGRWEVGETESGSRVTLVVTYDPDSASGVVDLPALVSLDWVVDRVVGVVEKEGERTVERVVADLEGELRPVELVVETR is encoded by the coding sequence GTGGACACCATCGAGGTCAGCACCGACGTCCGGGTCCCGCCCGAGGAGGCGTACGCGTTCCTCCTCGACTTCCGGGGGTACGCGCGGTACTCCGAGCACATCGCGTCGGTCCGCCAGCACGGCGACGGCTCGCCGGGGACCGAGTACGACATCGAGTTCTCGTGGTGGCGGCTCTCCCACACGGTGCGCTCGCGCGTCACGGGGGCCGAACAACCCCACGAGATACGCTGGGAGGTTGTCGACGGCCTGCGGGCCGAGGGTCGCTGGGAGGTCGGGGAGACGGAGTCCGGGTCGCGAGTGACGCTGGTCGTCACCTACGACCCCGACAGCGCCAGCGGCGTCGTCGACCTGCCCGCGCTCGTCTCGCTGGATTGGGTCGTCGACAGGGTCGTGGGCGTCGTCGAGAAGGAAGGGGAAAGGACCGTCGAGCGCGTCGTCGCGGACTTAGAGGGAGAACTGCGCCCGGTCGAACTCGTCGTCGAAACGCGGTAG
- a CDS encoding thioredoxin reductase: MGPRGQRRTATLVIHRREGRSMSQRVAVVGGGPAGLTAAIYTARAGLDTVVFDAEESILARNAHLENVPGFPAGVNARTFLEASREQARRAGVEFVDARVEHVERDGDSFHVDADESYESEFVVAASWPDVSYLDAFELERIERGSKTMLSTDEFARTEVEGLYAAGRVARQYHQAVVAAGHGATAGLAVVEDSDEPIYHDWVAPEGYFTGRDRDVPPGCVEIDEDERREREAESLAALADLSPAAPPTMHPSVDDEE; encoded by the coding sequence TTGGGCCCCCGCGGGCAAAGGCGTACCGCGACGCTTGTAATCCACCGCCGAGAAGGGAGGTCCATGAGCCAACGAGTCGCAGTGGTCGGCGGCGGTCCGGCGGGGCTGACGGCGGCCATCTACACCGCGCGGGCCGGCCTCGACACCGTCGTCTTCGACGCCGAGGAGTCGATTCTCGCCCGGAACGCCCACCTCGAGAACGTGCCGGGGTTCCCGGCCGGCGTGAACGCCCGGACGTTCCTCGAAGCCAGTCGCGAGCAGGCCCGCCGCGCCGGCGTCGAGTTCGTGGACGCGCGCGTCGAGCACGTCGAACGCGACGGGGACAGCTTCCACGTGGACGCCGACGAGAGCTACGAGTCGGAGTTCGTCGTCGCCGCCTCGTGGCCCGACGTCTCCTACCTCGACGCGTTCGAACTGGAGCGCATCGAGCGCGGGTCGAAGACGATGCTCTCCACCGACGAGTTCGCCCGCACAGAGGTGGAGGGGCTCTACGCCGCGGGCCGCGTCGCCCGGCAGTACCACCAGGCGGTCGTCGCTGCCGGCCATGGTGCGACGGCCGGCCTGGCCGTCGTCGAGGACAGCGACGAACCAATCTACCACGACTGGGTCGCGCCCGAGGGCTATTTCACGGGCCGCGACCGCGACGTCCCGCCGGGGTGCGTGGAGATAGACGAGGACGAGCGCCGGGAGCGGGAGGCCGAGAGTCTGGCCGCGCTGGCGGACCTGTCGCCCGCGGCGCCGCCGACGATGCACCCGAGCGTCGACGACGAGGAGTGA
- a CDS encoding pH regulation protein F — protein sequence MSSVLELVVSGALVLVSVLTLLCGYRVIQGPTVPDRVVALDTIATNVVAIAVLFAIQTDRGLFVTVALVLAIIGFISTVTVAKYVVEGDIIQ from the coding sequence ATGAGTAGCGTCCTCGAACTCGTCGTGAGCGGCGCTCTGGTGCTGGTGAGCGTGCTGACGCTGCTCTGTGGCTACCGGGTCATCCAGGGACCGACGGTGCCCGACCGCGTGGTCGCCCTCGACACCATCGCCACGAACGTCGTCGCCATCGCGGTGCTGTTCGCCATCCAGACCGACCGCGGCCTGTTCGTCACAGTCGCGCTCGTGCTCGCAATCATCGGCTTCATCAGCACCGTCACCGTCGCCAAGTACGTCGTGGAGGGGGACATCATCCAATGA